The sequence GTTAACATCTTCACCATTTGGATTTTTAACTGGGTCAGTATTTTCTGCAACAGATTGACCATTCCAACCAATACGAAGCATATCTAATGCAAAAGATTCTTGAACAAAGGCTTGCATGCGATTAATAAATTCTGCTTCACCGCCTGAATTTGCCCAAACTGACAATAAATCCCACGGTAAAATCGCACCCGAATCTGTTTCGACTAATTTATAGTCATTACCATCAACACCAACTTTACGACCAAAGCGACCATCTTTAGAACGTCCCGTAAAGAGACCAGGATTACCTACGGAAATAACTTGCCCTGTTAATTGGTCAACATCAGCAACAGTAATCATTCTTAGAAATTCAGATGTTTCTAATAATGCGTCACGTAATTGTGTTTCTTTAGGTTCAGTTAAATAAAAATATTTACTAACATTAGGCACACCGCATGATGCAGAAAATGCGGCTCTATACGCATTCCAATACTCACTAGCACGTTGATTATTTAATGACATAACAATCCCCTTACACTAGGTTAGCAAAGCGTTTTTCTTTACTACCGCGTGGATTTTTACCAGGGATGCGTGTTGCCACATCATCCAACTTACTGAATTTACCTAAAATGGAAGATAAGTTATCTTTCAATTGTTTAAATTCAGGTGTATCAACAGCATCTTTGATGACTTCCACATCCTCTTCAACATCATCCACTTTTTCTGTTGTTGAAGTCAGTTGTGTTTCAATTGCTGTGACACGAATTTCAAGCGCAGATAATGCTTCCGCAAGTGCTTGCATTGCATCAGAGGCACCTGTTTCTTCTGGTGTATCATCAACACTTGGTTCATCAATATTGAAAAAACTACGCCAGCCTTTTCCTTTAGCCATTTTTTCTTCCTTAAACTGTTTAACTTCATCAAAAACCAACGGTTTTAATGCACCATAGCGAAACTTCTTACCTTTTTTATTAAACTGCAATCGGTCAGTACCAACGCTGGCTGGCGAACAAGTCACGCCAAGCCCTTCAAGATAAGTTTTCCCTGTTCCGCGAAAATTACCCGTTGGGGTAAACTCTGCGGAGGTAAAAAGCAATTGGCCGTCACGATTCGCTTGTAATAAATGCTGATTAGGACGTAGCCGAGCATAAAGTTTTAACGTTCCTTCTTCGTCACGTTCAGCTTTTAGCTCTAACACTTCGCCCATCGAACCGAACCAGCGCTCATGCTCTGGCCAAATACAAGCGGTATAGAGTTTGCGATCATAAAGTTCAGCAGAATCTAAAATCCAACTGTCCTCAATAATTCGACCATCAACCGTATCTCCCGCTGTTGCGATACAAAGCCAATTTGTCATTAATTGTGACATTACATAGCATCCCCCATCCGTGGGTATTTTCATCACTTCCGTTTGAGTCAATAGTATTGCGAAATTCCATCAGGTGGGCGAATGGTTAAATTTGGATATGGCGCATAACCAAATTTATGGCAACGCCAGATAGGCTGTGACTCGGCATAATGTTTTACATTATGGCGAACTCACGATATTCAGATGAATTAATAGGAGTAGCGAAATCGCTGTACTTGCGACGCTATACTCCTGCAGAAATTGCAACCGAACTTAATTTGCCGAATAGGCGAATCGTTTACTATTGGGCTGAAAAAGGGAATTGGCAGGATTTACTCAGTCATGAATCGGTTTTAGATGCGATTAATCGACGCATTATTTTGCTCAGTGAGCGAAACAATAAAACTGTTTTTGAACAAGAGGAGTTAGACCGTTTAATTAACCATCATATCAAATTGATGGCGCAACAAAATAAACACGCAGAGAAGCTGGCGCAGGCAAAAGCACAAAATAATCAATCTGGTTACTCAAATGATAATGAGTCTGACGATGGTGAACCAAGGAAGAAAAAACGCTATCGTAAAAATGATATTTCTGAATTAACAGAAGAACAATTTCAGCAATTCGCTGACAAAATGCTTTTTGGCTATCAAAAACATTTACGCAATAACATTAAAAAATCCATTCGTAATATTTTAAAGTCACGCCAAATTGGGGCGACTTGGTATTTTGCGTTTGAAGCGCTGGAAAATGCGGTACTCACGGGCGACCCACAAATCTTTTTATCCGCATCAAAACCGCAAGCCGAGGTTTTTCGCTCCTATATTGTCAATATTGCAGAGCAATTTTTCGGGGTCACATTAACAGGCAACCCGATTCGTTTAAGCAATGGCGCAGAACTTCGCTTTTTATCCACCAATAAAAACACCGCGCAAAGCTATTCAGGTCATCTTTATTGTGACGAATATTTTTGGGTACCGAACTTTAAACATTTAAATGAAGTTGCCTCTGCAATGGCAACCCATGATAAATGGCGCACAACCTATTTTTCTACGCCTAGCTCAAAAACCCATCCCGCATATCCGTTTTGGACGGGTGACGAATGGCGCGGTACAGAAAAAGCCCGTAAAAATATCAAATTCCCTACATTTAAAGAAATGCAGGACGGTGGACGCGATTGTCCTGATGGTCAATGGCGTTACGTCATTACGCTGGAAGATGCGATTAAGGGCGGTTTTAACCTGGCATCCATTGAAAAACTTCGCAATCGTTATAACAAAGATACGTTCAATATGTTGTATATGTGTGTCTTTGTCGATAGTGGCGCATCCGTCTTTAAATATAACGATTTAGAAAAATGTTGGGTTGATGTAGGGCTATGGGAAGATCACTTTCCTGATGAACCACGCCCATTTGGTAATCGTGAAGTCTGGGGCGGTTATGACCCTGCCCGTTCAGGAGATACCTCCGCATTTGCTATTTTAGCACCGCCTTCTGTATCTGGTGAGCGGTTTCGTGTTCTGGCTATTTATTACTGGCAAGGTATGGCGTGGAAACATCAAGCTAAAAAAATCCAAGAACTTTATGGGCGTTATCGCTTCACACATATCGGTATTGATACGACAGGTATAGGTCATGGCGTCTATGAGATGGTGCAAGATTTTGCGCCACGCGAAACGATGGAAATTCGTTACAGCCTTAGCATGAAAACCCAACTCGTTTTAAAAATGGTGGATTTAGTCGATGAAGAACGTATCGAATGGGATAGAGAGCAAAAAGAAATCACCGCCAGTTTTTTGGCTATTCGTCGAGACACAACCAGCAAGGGCGGTGCCATGACCTTTGTGGCTGACCGCAGTATGGAAACTGGTCATGCCGATAGTTTTTGGGCAATTGCTCATGGCGCAATCAATGAACCGTTGAATACTGATAATCAACGTAAATCAAAATGGATATTTCAAAAGGCATCATAATGGCTAAGAAAAAATCACGGAAGAACCTCTCTATTTCGGCCTCCAATACTCCTAAAAAAAATATGAGCATTATTACACTGGGTAAACCCGAGCCGATATTAACAACGCATACAGACTATCAAAATATCTGGTATGACAATGAACATGATCATTATTCACTCCCGATTGATAGAACCGCGCTTGCTCAATTAGTTAATTTAAATGCTCAACATGGCGGAGTAATTTATGCGCGTCAAAATATGATTTTATCCGATTTTTTAGGCGGTGGTCTTAGCCATGAACAACTAAAAGCGTCCGTAATGAGTTACCTTATTTTTGGTGATACGGCCATTCTAAAAGTGCGAGATTATTGGGGGAATGTCATTCAACTTTTTGTTTTACCGTCACTTTATCTTCGTTGTCGAAAAGACGGTGATTTTGTCATTTTGATAGAAGGTGAACCGTTAGTGTATCCACCTGAAGATATCATTTTTATCAAACAATATGACCCTCAACAGCAAGTTTACGGTATTCCCGATTATATCGGTGGTATACATGCGGCACTCTTAAATAGTGAAGCCACTATTTTTCGTCGTAGGTATTACCACAACGGGGCTCATACGGGCGGTGTTTTTTATTGTAATGACCCGTCTCTCACTGATGAAGTGGAAGCCCAAATCATTAAAAATCTAGAAAATAGCAAAGGCATCGGTAATTTTTCTACGATGTTTGTGCATATTCCCAAAGGCGATCCCGAAGGGATTAAATTTATGCCTATTGGGGATATTTCGGCTAAAGATGAATTTAATAATGTCAAAAATATCAGTGCTCAAGATATTTTAACCGCGCACCGCTTCCCCGCAGGTTTAGCGGGAATTATTCCTGGCAACGTTGGCGGTTTAGGTGACCCCATCAAAGCCCGTGAAGCCTATCGACAAGATGAGGTTATTCCCGTGCAACGCATGTTTGAGA comes from Proteus vulgaris and encodes:
- a CDS encoding GPO family capsid scaffolding protein is translated as MSQLMTNWLCIATAGDTVDGRIIEDSWILDSAELYDRKLYTACIWPEHERWFGSMGEVLELKAERDEEGTLKLYARLRPNQHLLQANRDGQLLFTSAEFTPTGNFRGTGKTYLEGLGVTCSPASVGTDRLQFNKKGKKFRYGALKPLVFDEVKQFKEEKMAKGKGWRSFFNIDEPSVDDTPEETGASDAMQALAEALSALEIRVTAIETQLTSTTEKVDDVEEDVEVIKDAVDTPEFKQLKDNLSSILGKFSKLDDVATRIPGKNPRGSKEKRFANLV
- a CDS encoding terminase large subunit domain-containing protein, which encodes MANSRYSDELIGVAKSLYLRRYTPAEIATELNLPNRRIVYYWAEKGNWQDLLSHESVLDAINRRIILLSERNNKTVFEQEELDRLINHHIKLMAQQNKHAEKLAQAKAQNNQSGYSNDNESDDGEPRKKKRYRKNDISELTEEQFQQFADKMLFGYQKHLRNNIKKSIRNILKSRQIGATWYFAFEALENAVLTGDPQIFLSASKPQAEVFRSYIVNIAEQFFGVTLTGNPIRLSNGAELRFLSTNKNTAQSYSGHLYCDEYFWVPNFKHLNEVASAMATHDKWRTTYFSTPSSKTHPAYPFWTGDEWRGTEKARKNIKFPTFKEMQDGGRDCPDGQWRYVITLEDAIKGGFNLASIEKLRNRYNKDTFNMLYMCVFVDSGASVFKYNDLEKCWVDVGLWEDHFPDEPRPFGNREVWGGYDPARSGDTSAFAILAPPSVSGERFRVLAIYYWQGMAWKHQAKKIQELYGRYRFTHIGIDTTGIGHGVYEMVQDFAPRETMEIRYSLSMKTQLVLKMVDLVDEERIEWDREQKEITASFLAIRRDTTSKGGAMTFVADRSMETGHADSFWAIAHGAINEPLNTDNQRKSKWIFQKAS
- a CDS encoding phage portal protein → MAKKKSRKNLSISASNTPKKNMSIITLGKPEPILTTHTDYQNIWYDNEHDHYSLPIDRTALAQLVNLNAQHGGVIYARQNMILSDFLGGGLSHEQLKASVMSYLIFGDTAILKVRDYWGNVIQLFVLPSLYLRCRKDGDFVILIEGEPLVYPPEDIIFIKQYDPQQQVYGIPDYIGGIHAALLNSEATIFRRRYYHNGAHTGGVFYCNDPSLTDEVEAQIIKNLENSKGIGNFSTMFVHIPKGDPEGIKFMPIGDISAKDEFNNVKNISAQDILTAHRFPAGLAGIIPGNVGGLGDPIKAREAYRQDEVIPVQRMFENAVNSDPDIPSHLHINFKKDNNSLGAE